The Fusobacterium sp. SYSU M8D902 nucleotide sequence CGAACCTGGAAGTTAAGCCCGTAAACGCTGAAAGTACTTGGAGGGAAGCCTCCTGGGAGGATAGGAACTTGCCAAGCATTAATTTAATAATTATTGCTTAGTGAAAATAGCTATGGGGATACACCTAGTCACATTCCGAACCTAGAAGTTAAGCCCATAAACGCTGAAAGTACTTGGAGGGAAGCCTCCTGGGAGGATAGGAATTCGCTAAGCTTTTTTTTATTTTTTGTAAAAAATAATCATAAAGTTTGACTTTTATAGATAACGTGATAAAATTAGAAATATATAAGGAGGTATGAATTATGATATGTAAGGATAATATTGGATTTAAAGAATTGGAGGAATATATATCTACATTTGAAGACAAGAAAAGTTCACTAATCATAATACTTCATAGAGCCCAAGAGATTTTTGGGTACATACCTGAAGAGGTTCAGGAGTTTATAGCAGAAAGGATAGGAGTTCCAGTATCAAAAGTATATGGAGTAGTAAGTTTTTATAACTTTTTTTCAATGGTTCCTAAGGGAAAATACCCTATATCAGTTTGTACAGGAACAGCTTGTTATGTAAGAGGAGCAGAAAAAATACTGGAAGCACTTCAAAAAGAATTAGGAATAAAGTTGGGACAGGTAACAGAAAATGGATTATTTTCTTTAGATTCTTTGAGATGTGTAGGAGCTTGCGGATTGGCACCTGTAATGCTCATAGGAAAAGATGTTCATGGAAAGGTAAAGCCAGAGGATATAAAGGGAATAATAGAGAAATATAGAGAAAAAGAGATGCAGTAGTAGAAATTAAAGGGTAATTTTAGGAGGACATATGAGTAAAAAAATATTGATATGTGGTGGTACTGGTTGTCTTTCATCTAAAAGTAGATTAATAAAAGAAAATTTGGAAAAGGAATTAAAAGAGAGAAAAATAGAGGGTGTAGAGGTTGTTTTGACAGGGTGCTTTGGATTTTGTGAAAAAGGACCAATTGTTAAGATATTACCAGCTAATAATTTTTATATAGAGGTAAAGCCTGAAGATGTGAAGGATATTATTGAATTGGATATTATAAAAGATGAAAAAGTTGAAAGGATTTTATATAAAGATCCAATAACAAAAGAGGTTGTTACTGATTATAAAAAAATGAATTTTTATCAAAAACAAGAGAGAAGAGTCTTAAAAAATTGTGGTTTTATAAATCCAGAAAGTTTGGATGATTTTCTAAAAAATGATGGATATAAAGCAGCAAAAAAAGCTATTTCAGAAATGAGTAGTGAGTTTGTAATAAAAAATATTGTCGATTCAGGATTGAGAGGTCGTGGTGGTGGAGGATTTCCAACAGGAGTAAAATGGGAAATTGCCTCTAAAAATGATGCCAAACAAAAATATATTGTTTGTAATGCTGACGAGGGAGATCCAGGGGCATTTATGGATAGATCTATATTAGAGGGAGACCCTCACTCTGTGATAGAGGGAATGCTAATAGCAGGTTATGCTATAGGAGCAACAAAAGGTTTAGTTTATATAAGAGCAGAGTATCCATTGGCAGTTGAAAGACTTTCAAAAGCTATAGAGGTTGCAAGAAAAAATGGATATTTAGGTGAGAATCTCTTTGGAACTCACTTTGCATTTGATATAGAGATTAAATTTGGTGCAGGAGCTTTTGTATGTGGAGAGGAAACTGCGTTGATACACTCTATGGAAGGAAGAAGGGGAGAACCAACTTCAAAACCTCCATATCCAGCAGAAAAAGGTTTTTGGAATATGCCTACTGTTGTAAATAATGTTGAGACTTTAGTTAATGTACCAAGAATAAT carries:
- the nuoE gene encoding NADH-quinone oxidoreductase subunit NuoE, translated to MICKDNIGFKELEEYISTFEDKKSSLIIILHRAQEIFGYIPEEVQEFIAERIGVPVSKVYGVVSFYNFFSMVPKGKYPISVCTGTACYVRGAEKILEALQKELGIKLGQVTENGLFSLDSLRCVGACGLAPVMLIGKDVHGKVKPEDIKGIIEKYREKEMQ
- a CDS encoding NADH-quinone oxidoreductase subunit NuoF, yielding MSKKILICGGTGCLSSKSRLIKENLEKELKERKIEGVEVVLTGCFGFCEKGPIVKILPANNFYIEVKPEDVKDIIELDIIKDEKVERILYKDPITKEVVTDYKKMNFYQKQERRVLKNCGFINPESLDDFLKNDGYKAAKKAISEMSSEFVIKNIVDSGLRGRGGGGFPTGVKWEIASKNDAKQKYIVCNADEGDPGAFMDRSILEGDPHSVIEGMLIAGYAIGATKGLVYIRAEYPLAVERLSKAIEVARKNGYLGENLFGTHFAFDIEIKFGAGAFVCGEETALIHSMEGRRGEPTSKPPYPAEKGFWNMPTVVNNVETLVNVPRIILNGVDWFREVGTEKSPGTKVFALSGKINNVGLVEVPMGISLREIIFEIGEGIKGGKKFKAVQTGGPSGGCLNEDDLDTPIDFDSLASKGAIMGSGGMVVMDEDDCMVSVAKFFLEFTLDESCGKCTPCRIGNTRLYEILDRITQGKGKLKDLALLKELSEAIKVTSLCGLGQTSSNPVLSTLDKFYNEYIDHVIEKRCTAKVCQKLITYVITDACRGCTACTRVCAVKAIDGKVREKHTIDTEKCVRCGACMSTCRFNAIIKL